From a single Candidatus Sulfotelmatobacter sp. genomic region:
- the acs gene encoding acetate--CoA ligase, with the protein MADKADVLPKSPATHDPHIDSILNEQRSFEPPAEFSQKAHIKSLAEYERLYKESVDEPDKFWSRIAGELHWFKKWDNVLEWNCPWAKWFVGGQINLSYNCLDRHVETWRKNKAAIIWESEPGEVRVLTYQQLHREVQKFANVLKGLGVKTGDRVAIYMGMTPELPIAMLACARIGATHTIVFGGFSSNALVDRIHDSEATAVITQDGSYRRGAEVKLFPAVEEALKSCPTVKNVVVYKRSGTPINMQAGRDNWWHELMAKASDVCPAEPLDAEHPLYILYTSGTTGKPKGVVHTTGGYSVGTYLTTKWVFDLKEEDTYWCTADIGWVTGHSYIVYGPLQNGATSLMYEGAPNFPEPDRFWSIIERHKVNIFYTAPTAIRTFLKWGDEWPKKHDMSSLRLLGTVGEPINPEAWMWYREVIGGDRCPIVDTWWQTETGHIMLTPLPGAIATKPGSATKPFPGVVPDIVTMDGNSVPLGSGGFLVLKRPWPGMLRTVYGDPDRYVKNYWSQIPGMYFTGDGARKDKDGYFWIMGRVDDVLNVSGHRLSTMEVESALVAHEAVAEAAVVGRPDDLKGQAISAFVTLEQGRKPTPELKEDLRKWVAKEIGALAKPDDIRFTDSLPKTRSGKIMRRLLRELATHGDVKGDTTTLEDFGVIAKLREQDEV; encoded by the coding sequence ATGGCCGATAAAGCCGACGTTCTTCCCAAATCCCCTGCCACTCATGACCCACACATAGATTCCATCCTGAACGAGCAGCGCAGCTTCGAACCTCCCGCCGAATTCAGCCAGAAGGCCCACATCAAGAGCCTCGCGGAATACGAGCGTCTGTATAAAGAATCCGTCGACGAGCCCGACAAGTTCTGGTCGCGCATCGCCGGCGAACTGCACTGGTTTAAGAAGTGGGACAACGTTCTCGAATGGAATTGCCCTTGGGCGAAGTGGTTTGTCGGCGGCCAGATTAATCTTTCCTACAATTGCCTCGACCGCCACGTCGAAACCTGGCGAAAGAATAAGGCCGCCATCATCTGGGAGAGCGAACCCGGCGAAGTCCGCGTTCTCACCTACCAGCAACTCCACCGCGAAGTGCAGAAGTTCGCGAATGTACTGAAAGGTCTTGGAGTGAAGACGGGCGACCGCGTCGCCATTTACATGGGCATGACGCCCGAACTCCCCATAGCGATGTTAGCCTGCGCCCGCATCGGAGCGACTCATACTATCGTTTTTGGAGGGTTTTCATCGAACGCGCTGGTCGATCGCATTCATGATTCGGAAGCTACCGCCGTCATCACGCAGGATGGTTCGTACCGGCGCGGTGCAGAAGTCAAATTATTTCCCGCGGTTGAAGAAGCGCTGAAATCGTGTCCGACTGTGAAGAACGTCGTCGTCTATAAACGATCCGGCACTCCTATCAACATGCAAGCAGGACGCGACAACTGGTGGCATGAACTCATGGCCAAGGCCTCCGACGTCTGCCCCGCCGAACCGCTCGACGCCGAACATCCGCTCTACATCCTCTACACGTCCGGAACCACCGGCAAACCCAAAGGCGTCGTCCATACCACCGGCGGATATTCCGTCGGCACCTACCTCACCACAAAATGGGTCTTCGACCTGAAAGAGGAAGACACCTACTGGTGCACGGCCGATATCGGCTGGGTGACCGGCCACAGCTACATCGTCTACGGCCCTCTCCAGAACGGCGCCACCAGCCTGATGTACGAAGGTGCGCCGAATTTTCCCGAGCCCGACCGCTTCTGGTCGATCATCGAGCGCCACAAGGTAAATATCTTTTACACCGCGCCCACGGCAATTCGCACCTTTCTCAAATGGGGCGACGAGTGGCCGAAGAAACACGACATGTCCAGCCTGCGCCTGCTCGGCACCGTCGGCGAGCCCATCAATCCTGAGGCCTGGATGTGGTATCGCGAGGTCATCGGTGGCGATCGCTGCCCTATCGTAGACACCTGGTGGCAAACTGAAACCGGACATATCATGCTCACGCCTCTGCCCGGCGCAATCGCTACTAAGCCCGGCTCTGCGACCAAGCCGTTTCCCGGCGTCGTCCCCGATATCGTCACCATGGATGGCAACTCCGTCCCGCTCGGCTCCGGCGGATTTCTCGTCCTCAAGCGCCCGTGGCCCGGCATGCTGCGCACCGTCTATGGCGATCCCGACCGCTACGTGAAGAATTACTGGTCGCAAATTCCCGGCATGTATTTCACCGGCGACGGCGCGCGAAAAGATAAAGACGGATATTTCTGGATCATGGGCCGCGTCGACGACGTGCTCAATGTCAGCGGCCATCGCCTGAGCACGATGGAAGTCGAGAGTGCATTGGTCGCGCACGAGGCCGTCGCCGAAGCCGCGGTGGTGGGCCGTCCCGATGATTTGAAAGGTCAAGCGATTTCCGCGTTCGTCACGCTGGAGCAGGGAAGAAAGCCCACGCCCGAACTAAAAGAAGACCTGCGCAAGTGGGTTGCAAAAGAAATTGGCGCGCTGGCCAAGCCCGACGACATCCGCTTCACCGACTCGCTCCCGAAGACGCGCAGCGGAAAAATCATGCGCCGCCTCCTCCGCGAACTAGCCACTCACGGCGACGTGAAAGGCGACACCACCACGCTCGAAGATTTCGGAGTAATCGCCAAGCTGCGGGAGCAGGACGAAGTGTAA
- a CDS encoding anti-sigma factor, which produces MSVHEQFAEDLALHALNALEGEDRVNLENHLATCSSCRMELEQLRGDGALLALSTLGPKPPARARQRLLDAVAKEAAASPTSRTENAREMGHPRKSLWGLLGWASATAILVFAASLWKENAELKRGAMIWSARISQQTADLEKARAIVNAITDPAGQHFTLVSVKTPPQPQGKAFYLRNRSTLLFVANNLPPLPPQKAYELWLIPKEGAPVPAGVFKPDAHGSATVVNPPLPGQMEAKAFAITVENEAGATAPTMPIVMMGTGE; this is translated from the coding sequence ATGTCAGTCCACGAACAATTCGCCGAAGATCTCGCACTGCACGCGCTGAATGCGCTCGAGGGCGAGGATCGCGTGAACCTGGAAAACCATCTGGCGACCTGCAGTTCGTGCAGGATGGAGCTTGAGCAACTGCGGGGCGACGGCGCGCTGCTGGCGCTGTCCACGTTGGGCCCGAAGCCTCCGGCGCGGGCGCGGCAGCGCCTGCTGGATGCGGTGGCGAAAGAAGCAGCAGCGTCGCCCACTTCTCGCACAGAGAACGCGCGAGAAATGGGGCACCCGCGGAAATCTTTGTGGGGACTCTTGGGATGGGCGTCCGCCACGGCAATTCTCGTGTTCGCCGCGTCGCTGTGGAAAGAAAACGCCGAGCTAAAGCGGGGCGCGATGATCTGGAGCGCCCGCATTAGCCAGCAGACGGCGGACCTCGAAAAGGCGCGGGCCATCGTGAACGCCATCACCGATCCCGCGGGACAGCACTTCACGCTGGTCTCAGTAAAGACTCCGCCGCAGCCGCAGGGCAAGGCTTTCTATCTGCGCAATCGCAGCACCCTGCTGTTCGTCGCGAACAATCTGCCGCCGCTGCCTCCGCAAAAAGCGTACGAGTTGTGGCTGATCCCAAAAGAAGGTGCGCCCGTTCCCGCGGGCGTATTCAAACCAGATGCCCACGGCAGCGCCACAGTCGTGAATCCCCCGCTGCCCGGTCAGATGGAAGCCAAGGCCTTCGCGATTACAGTAGAGAATGAAGCGGGCGCGACCGCGCCCACGATGCCCATCGTGATGATGGGCACCGGCGAGTAG